One part of the Microlunatus elymi genome encodes these proteins:
- a CDS encoding conjugal transfer protein TraC, whose product MRSQSRTLTLPETVTAPRTPWRERPPAERTQDGIVDLLGTLDVAPAGRGPAGRWAGRVFHRMRLRAHEETTAQIAGVYPFVAEHGFTADGAYVGRDRFTRGAFRFDPFELYRAGILPNPNVAIFGTIGSGKSSLIKTIVLRLLAFGVRFINPADTKGEMAATARAVGATLVQLGPGMGKALNPLYAPPRPQRVDEPTYIELMEQQRLLLLNALGATASGRPLTAREETGIEQALAQLTRQVDHVAADRMRQPNLAEFCELMLNPTPEMAAAIPVPLSVLADDCLDLALRFRAMIKGSLKGVFDGETVEVDWNRPGVVIDISRIRASDAGVALTMTCAQALVDQILTFTDDQWLRILDECWRQIRYPHIVRRISEGQKLARGDDVTSGSATLIALHRISDLMGAAPEIRELALGLLADCSTRVVYNQADDQVPITRSTLNLTDIEAEFLPRLPQATALWKVGQRSFVVDHTVLRDGYEWELIQTDSRMGTRKYESVANPADAMAEEVRVSPAEPDETDGVA is encoded by the coding sequence ATGAGAAGCCAATCACGTACTCTCACGCTGCCAGAAACGGTCACGGCACCGCGTACGCCGTGGCGTGAGCGCCCGCCTGCCGAACGTACGCAAGACGGCATCGTCGATCTTCTCGGCACCCTCGACGTCGCGCCCGCCGGTCGTGGCCCGGCCGGACGGTGGGCCGGTCGGGTGTTCCACCGGATGCGGTTGCGCGCACACGAAGAGACGACGGCACAGATCGCGGGCGTCTACCCGTTCGTCGCCGAGCACGGCTTCACGGCCGACGGCGCATACGTCGGGCGGGACCGTTTCACCCGCGGAGCGTTTCGATTCGACCCGTTCGAGCTCTACCGGGCGGGGATCCTGCCCAACCCCAACGTGGCGATCTTCGGCACGATCGGGTCGGGCAAGTCGTCCTTGATCAAGACGATCGTCCTGCGACTGTTGGCGTTCGGCGTCCGCTTCATCAATCCAGCCGACACCAAAGGAGAAATGGCGGCCACGGCCCGGGCGGTCGGAGCAACCCTGGTCCAACTCGGGCCGGGCATGGGCAAAGCGCTCAACCCCCTCTACGCACCGCCGCGTCCACAACGAGTCGACGAGCCCACGTACATCGAGCTGATGGAGCAACAACGTCTGCTACTCCTCAACGCACTCGGCGCAACCGCGTCGGGACGGCCCCTGACCGCACGGGAGGAGACCGGCATCGAGCAAGCGCTCGCGCAGCTCACTCGGCAAGTTGATCACGTCGCGGCGGATCGGATGCGTCAACCGAACCTGGCCGAGTTTTGCGAGCTGATGCTGAACCCGACACCGGAGATGGCAGCAGCGATCCCGGTCCCGCTGTCGGTCCTCGCCGACGACTGTCTCGACCTGGCTCTCCGCTTCCGAGCGATGATCAAGGGCAGCCTGAAAGGCGTCTTCGACGGGGAGACCGTCGAGGTGGACTGGAACCGGCCCGGCGTCGTGATCGACATCTCACGCATTCGCGCATCGGATGCCGGCGTGGCGCTCACGATGACGTGCGCGCAGGCGCTGGTCGATCAGATCCTCACCTTTACCGACGATCAGTGGCTGCGGATCCTCGACGAGTGCTGGCGTCAGATCCGCTATCCGCACATCGTGCGCCGCATCTCGGAAGGGCAGAAGCTGGCGCGCGGGGATGACGTGACGTCGGGCTCGGCAACGCTCATCGCACTGCACCGGATCTCCGACCTGATGGGAGCCGCGCCGGAGATCCGCGAACTCGCACTCGGATTGCTGGCCGATTGCTCCACCCGAGTTGTCTACAACCAAGCCGACGATCAAGTGCCGATCACCCGGTCAACGCTGAACCTGACCGACATCGAAGCCGAGTTCCTGCCCCGACTGCCGCAGGCGACGGCGCTGTGGAAGGTCGGCCAGCGTTCCTTCGTCGTCGATCACACGGTGCTGCGCGACGGCTACGAGTGGGAGTTGATCCAGACCGACTCCCGGATGGGGACCCGGAAGTACGAGTCGGTAGCCAACCCCGCCGACGCGATGGCCGAGGAAGTACGGGTGTCCCCTGCCGAGCCGGACGAGACGGACGGGGTGGCCTGA
- a CDS encoding SCO6880 family protein, giving the protein MSSQQVRFGPRESRGWLLGMTTSQLLLGVVAVWTSTRIFDADTSGRARFGWVLLAAVCLTIAFLPVRGRTIVEYVPVIANFWTQKLTGQDVYRGGVFRMRNSDTAEFVLPGDLAHLRLINFVLDGGEGAEIAVVHDPYAKTYTAVLALEGSTFALLETSVRASRVDAWGSLLAQLCSENGVINRIQVLERTLPDSGDALHRDWTRRGVHDGSLQAANYEQLLSAVDGSTQAHECFVAVSVDARRANAEIRQAGGGHQGAAAVVVREIDKIAEGLKGAGVRVDGWCPPRMLGEVIRTAYDPASRPLIRRRGGGRSDSRGGDDGLPSGVDPRICGPMRAENAWSHYRTDSAVHRCWWILQWPRQYVDAGFLTPLLLSSQHRRTVSIVLEPLSPSRASRRVTLRQSGVSSEAAMRQRFRRRTTRRHEIEAGDVDRRETELVAGHGLYRMLGFLSVSADDLAQLEAASGEIEALAQRSQLEIARMSGEHDQAFGAAALPLARGLR; this is encoded by the coding sequence ATGAGTAGCCAACAGGTGCGGTTCGGCCCGCGCGAATCGCGCGGCTGGCTGCTGGGCATGACAACCTCGCAACTGCTGCTGGGCGTGGTCGCGGTGTGGACGTCCACCCGCATCTTCGACGCCGACACCAGCGGACGTGCCCGGTTCGGCTGGGTGCTGCTGGCGGCGGTCTGTCTCACCATCGCGTTCCTGCCCGTTCGCGGCCGCACGATCGTCGAGTACGTACCGGTGATCGCCAACTTCTGGACCCAAAAGCTGACCGGTCAGGACGTCTATCGCGGGGGTGTGTTTCGCATGCGCAACTCAGACACGGCAGAGTTCGTCCTGCCTGGAGACCTGGCCCACCTGCGCCTGATCAACTTCGTCCTGGACGGTGGCGAGGGTGCCGAGATCGCCGTCGTACACGACCCATACGCCAAGACGTACACCGCTGTCCTGGCACTCGAAGGCTCCACCTTCGCGTTGCTCGAAACCTCCGTGCGAGCATCCCGCGTCGACGCGTGGGGCTCGCTGCTGGCCCAGCTGTGCTCCGAAAACGGCGTCATCAACCGGATCCAAGTCCTGGAACGGACCCTCCCCGACTCCGGTGACGCCCTCCACCGCGACTGGACTCGGCGGGGCGTTCACGACGGTTCCCTGCAGGCCGCCAACTACGAGCAACTGTTGTCGGCGGTGGATGGGTCCACCCAAGCCCACGAATGCTTCGTCGCCGTCAGCGTGGACGCACGCCGTGCCAACGCCGAGATCCGCCAAGCCGGCGGCGGCCATCAGGGCGCGGCCGCGGTCGTCGTCAGGGAGATCGACAAGATCGCCGAGGGTCTCAAGGGTGCGGGCGTCCGCGTCGACGGGTGGTGCCCGCCACGAATGCTCGGCGAAGTCATTCGCACAGCGTACGATCCGGCGTCACGGCCGCTCATCCGCCGTCGTGGCGGAGGCCGGTCCGACAGCCGCGGCGGTGACGACGGTCTGCCGTCCGGCGTCGATCCGCGGATCTGTGGGCCCATGCGTGCCGAGAACGCGTGGTCTCACTACCGCACCGACAGCGCGGTTCACCGCTGCTGGTGGATTCTGCAATGGCCACGGCAGTACGTCGACGCCGGGTTCTTGACGCCGTTGTTGTTGTCCAGTCAGCATCGGCGGACGGTGTCGATCGTCCTGGAGCCGCTCAGCCCGAGTCGCGCCAGTCGTCGGGTGACGCTGCGCCAGTCCGGGGTGAGTTCCGAAGCGGCCATGAGGCAACGGTTCCGGCGGCGCACAACACGCCGGCACGAGATCGAAGCCGGCGATGTCGATCGACGCGAGACCGAACTGGTCGCCGGCCACGGCCTGTATCGCATGCTCGGATTTCTTTCGGTGTCGGCCGACGACCTCGCCCAGCTCGAAGCCGCCTCCGGCGAGATTGAAGCTCTCGCACAACGGTCGCAGCTGGAGATCGCTCGGATGTCCGGCGAACACGATCAAGCATTCGGCGCGGCCGCGCTGCCGCTGGCTCGAGGATTGCGATGA